From Lagenorhynchus albirostris chromosome 10, mLagAlb1.1, whole genome shotgun sequence, the proteins below share one genomic window:
- the LOC132527140 gene encoding zinc finger protein 660 isoform X2 translates to MRRKTRNFKQKTVKDNKTFTEVSDQESEKDDPTINERSQAEKRQYVCTECGKAFSQSANLTVHERIHTGEKPYKCKECGKAFSHSSNLVVHRRIHTGLKPYTCSECGKSFSGKSHLIRHQGIHSGEKTYECKECGKAFSRSSGLISHHRVHTGEKPYTCIECGKAFSRSSNLTQHQRMHKGKKVYKCKECGKTCVSNTKIMDHQRIHTGEKPYECDECGKAFILKKTLNEHQRLHRREKPYKCNECGKAFTSNRNLIDHQRVHTGEKPYKCNECGKTFRQTSQVILHLRTHTKEKPYKCSECGKAYRYSSQLIQHQRKHNEEKETS, encoded by the coding sequence ATGAGGAGAAAGACGAGAAACTTCAAACAGAAGACAGTTAAGGATAATAAAACATTCACAGAAGTGAGTGaccaagaatctgaaaaagatgacCCTACAATAAATGAGAGAAGTCAGGCTGAAAAGAGACAGTATGTGTGTACtgagtgtgggaaagcctttagtcAGAGTGCAAACCTCACAGTACATGAACGAatccacacaggagagaaaccctataagTGTAAGGagtgtggaaaagccttcagtCATAGCTCCAACCTGGTTGTTCATCGGAGAATCCACACTGGACTGAAGCCCTACACGTGCAGCGAATGTGGGAAATCTTTCAGTGGTAAGTCACACCTCATTCGGCACCAGGGAATCCACAGTGGGGAGAAAACTTATGAATGTAAggagtgtgggaaagcctttagtcGGAGTTCTGGTCTGATTTCACATCACAGAGTTCACACTGGCGAGAAGCCCTACACTTGTATCGAGTGCGGGAAAGCCTTTAGCCGTAGTTCAAACCTTACTCAACATCAGAGaatgcacaaaggaaaaaaagtttacaaatgtAAGGAGTGTGGGAAAACATGTGTTTCTAATACAAAGATTATGgaccatcagagaattcacactggggAGAAGCCTTATGAATGTGATGAGTGTGGGAAAGCTTTCATCTTAAAGAAGACCCTTAATGAACATCAGCGACTTCATCGTagagagaaaccttacaaatgtaatgagtgtgggAAAGCTTTTACTTCTAATCGAAATCTTATTGATCATCAGAGAGtgcacactggagagaaaccctataaatgCAACGAGTGTGGAAAAACCTTCAGGCAGACTTCTCAAGTTATTCTACATTTAAGAACCCACACAAAGGAGAAACCCTATAAATGTAGTGAGTGTGGGAAAGCCTATCGTTATAGCTCACAGCTTATTCAACACCAGAGAAAACATAATGAGGAGAAAGAAACGTCATAA